CAGTTCGATGTCGGTATGGGTCGGCAGTTCGCGAGAGCGAAGCGCAGGAGGGGGCGCTAATGGCTCGCCTGACGATCTCCGCAGGGACAACGGCCTACAACTACCCGGATGGGTTCGACATCGTTCGGGAGAACACCATAACCCGCACGGAGAGCCAGAATATCGCGGGCCGCATGGGTTCCTATATCCGGTCTCACGGGAACCCCATCGGGGAGAAGTCCCTTACGGTGTTTGGGCGCCTCATTGGCGCGGATGCCAGCGACCTAGACACGAAGACTTACGAGTTCATGCGCGTTCACACCTTCGGGACGGGGATGCAACTCACGGACAATACGCTCTCGCGCCACGCGATCGCGTGGCTCGCAGGGATTCAATACACCGACCGGCGCCACGCGTTTATTCGCGAGGTGACGATCCGCTTCGTCCTTCCTGGTGGCGTCTGGGGAGTGGACGACGCCTTCGTCCCGGCCGTTACCACGGCGGGCATCACATCCACGCAACTCGTCCGCTATGCTCACCCGCTATACGGTGGGAGCGCCCCGGGCCCCGCCCAGTTAGTCCTTACGCCGGGCGCCGGGACATGGCCCGCATCCGGGGATGGTGAGGTGATATGGCGCGGGCGGAACCTTATCGTGAATTCGAGCCTTGAGGAAGGTGTCGGAGCGAAGCCCGATGACTGGGACACGATCGGCGGCGGGAGCAATCCCGACGTGGTAGAGTGGTTCGGGCGCTCGGGACAACGCTGTGTCAAGATCAGCAAGCCTGGCGGGACGAATTACGCCCTATCCCAGGATGTGAATTGCGATGCGTCCACGGAATACACCTATTCGGTGTATGCGGCCCTGCCATCGGGAGCCACGGGGAATCTCACCCTTTTGATTCAGTCCCGCGATAGCGGCGGCGGGTTTCTATCGAACACCACGCAGAACTTTGCCGTCACTGAGTCCTCGTGGACGCGGTTCGAGGTGACGCATACGACCGACGCGAGCGCGGCGCTTCTCCGCTGTATCTTCCGATGTGTGAGCACGGGCGAAGAGGTATACGTCGATGATGTGCAGTTGGAACGGGCCGGAACGGTCGGGGAGTTCATCGACACGAGCCTACCCCGTTACAAGCACATCACGTTCAAACTGGAGAGCCCAGGGCAACTGGCATTCGCCACCACGGACAGCCTCTCGATTGACTGTGTGAGAGCGCGGACCCGTCTCCTACGGTCGGGCTCGTGGCAGGAGAACAACGACGAGGTGAACGGCCACTATTTCGAGCTCGTCCCCGGCCTGAATCACATCGAGTTTACAGAGCCGTCCTCGGGAACCCTGGCCGTCGAGATACGGCACAGGGATCTGTTCCTCTAGGGGCGTGAGATGCCGTATTCAATCCACGTCTACAACCGGGCGAACTCATCCCGCTCGGAACAACTCCAGAACGCCACGGGGATTCAGTTCCGCCGTAGTAATCGGGGGACGGAAGAGATCCGCTTCAGCGTGCCCCGCGACGACACCCAGATCAGTCTACTGACTCACGGGATCGTGGTCCGGGTTTATGAGACGGAGACCGAGACGGATCTCGCCGTGGGGCAAATCTCCGGCATCATCAACCTGGGGAACGGCCCTCTGGTTCAGTTCGAGGCCGAGGGGTTGTGGGCCCGGATGGCGACGGTGGTATTCCCGACGGACTACGTTCTGAGCGGGGACATCTCGTCGGCGGACAACGCGCTCCGACTCACCCAGGCCTACGACATCCGGCGCATCACGTCCACGAACCCAAGTGACGCGACCCATGATGGCGACGAGATGGTCTCCTGGGACGGGAACTCCGCAGGAACCACCCAGGAGAAGGCCGCGAAGACGAATACGATCACGTGGGACATCGTTCGCGAGGACGCCACTGAGGACGCCACGGGATCCCTCACACTGGATGGGACGAGCGACAACGATGGGGATGGGATCAACGAGATCCCGCCATTCTCCGCCAGCGGGACATACGAGAGCCCGTTCTATGACTTCGTGAGCGCCCCGGATGATACCGACCGTCTCCGCTTCGATGGGCAATACGATGAGGGCGAGGTCACATGGGCCGTTGCGACGTTCGCGGCCCTCACCGATGCGCGGACCTTCCCCGCGGCCTCGGCGGCGACATTCCCCGGCGGCGTGGGTGAGGATCTGACAGGCCTAACGGCGCGCCGCTTCATGGCGGTGGAGTTCACGCTCGCGGCGAATGACTCCGCGCGGAAGACTCCGGCCGTGTTCTGGTTCGAGCTCATCACGCGGCGCGACATCTCCGGGATCAGCGCGGGGACGATCGTGTCCCAGACGGTTGAGGATAACTTCACCGTCGGGGGCCTCAGTCTGGTGGCGGCCCTGGAGCAGATCGCTGAGTCGTATGATCTGGAGTGGCGGGTCCAGGGGGACGGCACGGTCGACATGCAGGCGAAGCCCGCCAGCGGCGCCGTGGGCGCCACCTGGGGGACTGACCGACGGGACACGTATCACCTGATTGAGGGGCACCACTGCAACCTCGTGAACTACGAGAAGGACGATGGGAAACTCGTCAACTACTTGATCGCCACGGGGACCGGCGCCGGAGGGAACGCCCTCACCATCATCGCCCAGGACGCGACGAGTCAGACCAGTTTCGGAATGCGGCAAGCAGTGGTGGGGTTCAACGCGGACACGATGGCGGAACTAAAGACCGAGGCCGACGCCTACTTATCCGAGTTTAAGGATCCGCGCGTCAGCATGGTCCTGGAAGTGGGGGAGACCCCGGACGAGCAAGTCCCTGTGTTCGCTCCGGGCGATCTCATCTCGGTGTCGTCGTTCCTGAACAAGAACCACGACGGGGCCGACATCGCGGAGGACTTCCGCATCCTGGAAGAGACCCGCACGGCCACCGATGGCGGGATACGGGTCCGGTTGCGGCTGGAGAACAAGCCCGCGCCGTTCATGGAGGAACTTGGGGAGACCCTGGACCATCTGGGGAACGCCGTCGAGAACTCTATCGAGCGGTCCCAGATGGGGATAGCCATCACGCCGGAACGATCGGACGGGGCAATCTACGACGAGGACGTTCTCCTAGACTTCACACCGTTTGAGGACGCATCGGGCGCCTATGTCGTGACGATTGAGGACACGACGGCGGGGCAGTTCTACGGTCCCGAAGAGAGCGCCACTGTGGTCCGTGTCGTGGACTATCGAATCCTGGAGCGGACGCTCACAATACGCTACGAGCGCACATCAGGGAGCAACGCCTACAAGGCCCACATATTCTGGTGGGCCAACGGGCGGATATATCGTGGTAGTAGGGTGGGGCGATGAGATTGCAGCGAATCCCTCTCACGTTCCGCAACCGCATCACGGGGGATCTGGCCCATACCACCATACCCGGGGCCCATGGGGGGAAGTCCCCGGACGCGCTACTCGCGCTCTGTCGGCGCCCCGCTCACACATGGTCCCTGGTAGGGCGCTCCAGAGGCTCGCCCCAGCCTGGTCCCGGGTCAAACCTGTCCGCACGGATCGGGATCGTGTTGGGGACGGCGTGGCCCGACATCATTGGTGGTGGCGAACTCGTGTGGCGGGACATCGGGATCCACATGCAGCGCCTCGGGTTCGATGTGCATGTGTTTGCTTCGTCCCGCGCCTCCTACGGATCCGGGACGCTCCGACCAGTGGCCGAGATCGAGACCGCCACCGTGGCGGGTATGGCGTATCACTACGTCCCCGAGGCCAGCATCATCGCCAACGTGCAGGACTGGGCCCGTGAGGCGCGGCCGTCTGCAATCTGGACCACGTTCGGATGGGATGTTGTCCAGGCCGCGCGTCTCACGAGTCTCAGGGGAATGGCTCCGTTGGTCGTATATCAGCAGTTCTGGCAAGGGCTGGATGCGGACACGTTCGCGGTCCCCGAGGGCGTGGAGTTCCGTCCCGAGTGGGCGGAGATCTTCGCCCAGGCGGACACGTTGGTCGCTAACAGTGGATATGCCGCACGTCGGTTCGCGCACGCGTCGCAGAGTGAGGTGCCAGTCATCACGCCTCCGACTGACGACGCTCTCGGGGAGTCGAGCCGGGACGGCGCCGTCCTACTGGTAGGGTCTGGTCCCGAGAAGGGGACCGACGTGTTCCGGCGCGTGGCGGCCGAGTTCCCGGACCACGAGTTCATTATCATTGGTGAGGCCCCGGACACACTTGGGCCGAACTGTTCTAGCATCGGATGGGCGGATCCCCGGCCCTACTACCAGACTGCGCGGGCCCTGTTGGCGCCGTCACTCGTGGCCGAGACCTACGGGATGGCCGTGGAAGAGGCCCGCAAGTGGGGAATACCCACGATCGTGAGCAACAACGGGGCCCTGGCGGATCATGCTGAGATCGTCCTCAGCACTGCGCGAGTTGGCGACTGGATTGAGGCCACGGCGCGCGTGCTGGACGGGGATTGCCGAGTGGCCGGGGCCGTGATGAGGAAGCAGGACGCGCTCCGTGGACTGGAGGCCGTGATGACACGCGCAAACACGCGACCCCTGAGCGGGGAGACGTTCCCGTCGATCGCCACCTACTCGGGCGGGGATGGCACATCCGTGGACTACGCAAGCCGGGCCATGCTCGAGATGTTCGGCCTGAGCCACTACACGGGCGGGGACATCCCGGACGGTGTGCAGCATGTTCTACTCCAGGCATGGTCCCCAGCCCATGCTTCGTTGTTCTCCCGCCTGCGGTCTCAGGGCGTGCATCCCTGGGTGGTGGTCCACTCGCCCGCAGCTCAGGGCGAACTTGACGGCGAACACCGGGTGTTCTCAGAAGTCATGCCCCTTGGGTCGGGTCATATTCTGGCCTGTCATGCGCCATTGGCGAAGGCCTTGGGCGCTCGATGGCTACCAGTTCCGACGCTGGTGGACGAGCTCGCGCCACATCGGCGGGGGCCACGGCGGCCGGGGGCTTCGATCTCTGTAGGAATGTGGAACACCTGGCGGCCGCGAAAGAACACCTGGACCCAAGTCCTCGCCATGCGAGAACTGGCGCGCATCAGCGGGCGCGAGGTGGTGATTCATGGTCCAATGGTCGACGCGGACTTATGCCATGCACTCGGCGGAGACGTGCGATTCATCCAGACGGAACACGTCTCGCGGCGCGAGTTCTATGAACGTATGGCGGACATGGACCTGAGTCTCCAGGTAACCCACGCGGAGAGTTTCAACTATTGCGCGATGGAGTCAACGCTCCTGGGCGTGCCGTGTCTCGTGGGGCCGGGAACACCGGCGGGCCGGTTCGGGCTCGAGGCGGCGTTCGTCGTGGCGGATCCCACGGACCCGATCCTCATCGCTCAGATGGCGCACAAGGCAATACAGGACGCGGAGCGGTGCTGGTTCCACGAGCGGATGATCCGCTCCGCTCAGGATCTCGTGGACTACCGCCACCGAGGACTGCGGGATACACTGGAAGCAATCGAGAGGGGCGGAGCATGAGGATTGTATTCGGCGTCTATTACTCCATGGGGGACAACGCGAGCTCCGGGATCTACACGGCCCTCCGGGCCGCCGGTCACGAGGTCAGCGTCTTCCCGCGCCTGGCAGAACAGGATGCGGGCCGGGTCGCAGGAGAGGACACCGGAGCCTATGTGCTGGAGTCCTTGTCGCGGCGCGTGGCCCTCCTAGACGCGAACGTTCTCCTGGCGCGCTCCCTGTCGGCGTTCTTCCCCACGGTTCGGGATCTCCACGAGTTCCGCGCGCGTCATCCCGGCGTCAAGCTCGTGGACCTGAGCCAATACCACCCGTATTCGCTCTATGAGTCCTTCGTCGGGGACATGAGCGCGGTGGCGAAGACGGGCGACTATGACATGCTTCTATGCCAATGCCACAACAGCATTGCCCACCTGGCGGGATACAACGCGCACGCGGTCTACTATCCGAGCTTCGCGACGCCACTCCTATACGATCGGATCCCCGGCGCGGAACGCTCGCGGCTGGCGTGTGATGTTCTCATGCCCTGGAACTCCGACTATGACACGGACCAGTTCCCCACGGACATCTGTCGTAAGAGCCTAGTGAACGAGTGCCTAGACGGTGGGGTCACGAATATCCGCATCTATGGCGGAGACGCCGAGCCCACGCGTAACCTGTGGCTCCAGGCGGATCCCGAGTTCTCGCCCTACGTTCGTCCAGCGGCGGATGTGCGACTTATTGCCCGCGTGATGGCGAGCGCGAAGATCGTGCTATCGTCGTCGGTGATCTCCGCGAATTCGGTGGTGGCTCCCCTGGGGTATTGGTCGGATCGCGTCCCCTGCGCGATGCTTGCCGGCAGCCTGGTCCTGTCAGATAACCGGGAATCAGTCACGGCGCCATGGACCGTTGGCGGGGAGACGCGGCAACTGGTCGACGGGGAACATCTGGTGCTGTATGACACCGAGGCCGAGGCCGTGGACAAGGCCCGCTACTACCTGGACAACCCAAAGGAACGGCAGCGCATCGCGCAGGCGGGATATGAATTCGCTCATGCTCATCTGGTCGAGGATGAGATCGTCCCGGGGATCATTCTCCCTGCCATCGAGGCGCTATTCTAGGAGGGCGCGTGATGGCGTTCGGCCTGGCCAGCGGGTTCGCCCCACCACCGAGCGACGGCATATTCTCGTTTGTCCCTGTCCTGGCGCCTCTCCTTGCGCGCATGGCGGAGCAAGGCGGCGCATATCTGGAGTGGGGGATGGGGCGCTCGACGCGGATGGCGCTCCAGGCCGGGATTCAGGTAGTGAGCGTAGAGCATGATCCCCATTGGTTCAACTACTTCATGGACGAACACCGGGGCCATCCGAACCTGACGGCCCACCTACTGGCGGACCTGGACCAGTATGTCGCGATCGCACGCACGGCCCCGGCTAATACGGGACTCATCTTCGTGGATGGGGTCGCGCGCCCGGAATGCTTGGTGGCCGCGAGCCAGGTGATTCCGCGACTCGCGTCCCGCTGCGATGTGCTGTTGCACGATGCCCGCGACCCGGCGTATGTGGACGCCATCGGCATCTATCAGCATACGGAGTATCCCGAAGGGGACACCGACACGCTACTACTGACCCTGTGAGCAAGGGAAGAGGCACATATGCTGTTCATACTGAACGCGCCCAGAACGGAGCCCGTGACCCGGGCCCCGGCCTATGACGGGAACATCATCGGGGTCTACTCATCCACGGGGGACGTGGTGGCGGCGCATGGCATGAGTCGCGCCGAGGGCCGGTCAATCATCATCGTCCCAGAGAGCGGGGACACGTATGATGCGGGGTGGGATGCGGAGGTCGCGCTCGCGGCGGCCGACATCTCGGTGCGGGTGGATCCCGTGCAGAATGAACTCATCGAGGCGCGCGGGTTCCTCGCGTGCGTGGCGGCGGGCGAACTCGACAACGCGCCCACGGAATAGAAGGGGAGACGGATGTCGCTAGAGAGCCTATACGATGGCGTGATGGGGCCCCGTTGGGGATGGGAAGCCGCCGTAGCGGCGGGGAAGGTCAGC
This window of the bacterium genome carries:
- a CDS encoding glycosyltransferase family 4 protein, which codes for MRLQRIPLTFRNRITGDLAHTTIPGAHGGKSPDALLALCRRPAHTWSLVGRSRGSPQPGPGSNLSARIGIVLGTAWPDIIGGGELVWRDIGIHMQRLGFDVHVFASSRASYGSGTLRPVAEIETATVAGMAYHYVPEASIIANVQDWAREARPSAIWTTFGWDVVQAARLTSLRGMAPLVVYQQFWQGLDADTFAVPEGVEFRPEWAEIFAQADTLVANSGYAARRFAHASQSEVPVITPPTDDALGESSRDGAVLLVGSGPEKGTDVFRRVAAEFPDHEFIIIGEAPDTLGPNCSSIGWADPRPYYQTARALLAPSLVAETYGMAVEEARKWGIPTIVSNNGALADHAEIVLSTARVGDWIEATARVLDGDCRVAGAVMRKQDALRGLEAVMTRANTRPLSGETFPSIATYSGGDGTSVDYASRAMLEMFGLSHYTGGDIPDGVQHVLLQAWSPAHASLFSRLRSQGVHPWVVVHSPAAQGELDGEHRVFSEVMPLGSGHILACHAPLAKALGARWLPVPTLVDELAPHRRGPRRPGASISVGMWNTWRPRKNTWTQVLAMRELARISGREVVIHGPMVDADLCHALGGDVRFIQTEHVSRREFYERMADMDLSLQVTHAESFNYCAMESTLLGVPCLVGPGTPAGRFGLEAAFVVADPTDPILIAQMAHKAIQDAERCWFHERMIRSAQDLVDYRHRGLRDTLEAIERGGA
- a CDS encoding glycosyltransferase family 1 protein — its product is MRIVFGVYYSMGDNASSGIYTALRAAGHEVSVFPRLAEQDAGRVAGEDTGAYVLESLSRRVALLDANVLLARSLSAFFPTVRDLHEFRARHPGVKLVDLSQYHPYSLYESFVGDMSAVAKTGDYDMLLCQCHNSIAHLAGYNAHAVYYPSFATPLLYDRIPGAERSRLACDVLMPWNSDYDTDQFPTDICRKSLVNECLDGGVTNIRIYGGDAEPTRNLWLQADPEFSPYVRPAADVRLIARVMASAKIVLSSSVISANSVVAPLGYWSDRVPCAMLAGSLVLSDNRESVTAPWTVGGETRQLVDGEHLVLYDTEAEAVDKARYYLDNPKERQRIAQAGYEFAHAHLVEDEIVPGIILPAIEALF
- a CDS encoding class I SAM-dependent methyltransferase, which gives rise to MAFGLASGFAPPPSDGIFSFVPVLAPLLARMAEQGGAYLEWGMGRSTRMALQAGIQVVSVEHDPHWFNYFMDEHRGHPNLTAHLLADLDQYVAIARTAPANTGLIFVDGVARPECLVAASQVIPRLASRCDVLLHDARDPAYVDAIGIYQHTEYPEGDTDTLLLTL